A genomic segment from Drosophila miranda strain MSH22 chromosome 3, D.miranda_PacBio2.1, whole genome shotgun sequence encodes:
- the LOC108159049 gene encoding stromal membrane-associated protein 2, with the protein MSSSNAGQRTKLIQEKCQTLLTQMLRDEDNKYCVDCDAKGPRWASWNLGMFLCIRCAGIHRNLGVHISRVKSVNLDTWTPEQVISLQQMGNSRARAVYEAQLPDGFRRPQVDTALENFIRAKYEHKKYLAREWVPPSPPKVDWAKEIDEELERQKRKKKSTQASLGLSGVVSASDKRASTSATASKNSPLPAPLPKPKPNQVGGCSPKTTHRVQLNSSNSSAGESDLLGLSSPTKPIIGGGAATTASQDLQNESFTSFLSASSCGIIPTDTATGQQEKFNGNNGDTLLASKPNSLAQEEQDFFNQGSLGNGASDKDQSGKLSKDSILALYGNAPTTHSSQLNFGGFTGMAPGGYMHQQQQQQIPHQFMTPPNSVSMYNAPVMAAPNAFSNAPISSSANSMSLAGVGGVGFGGGQFLNSGTSPYAAGGSLPVQGSGSNLMQTNQSILSGMPLFGAHPQAVPQQQQHPQLAGLSMNVMQPLSSGLPMAPQTGPIGFPTSAGPTASSVPSNLNQQFGNLNIGNVWQ; encoded by the exons ATGAGTTCTTCAAATGCAGGCCAACGCACCAAACTGATACAGGAAAAATGTCAAACCTTATTAACTCAAATGCTACGCGACGAAGATAACAAATATTGCGTTGACTGCGATGCCAAGG GTCCTCGCTGGGCGTCTTGGAACTTGGGCATGTTCCTGTGCATCCGCTGCGCTGGCATCCACCGGAATTTGGGCGTTCATATATCACGTGTGAAGTCGGTGAATCTGGATACCTGGACGCCGGAGCAAGTGATCTCGCTGCAGCAAATGGGAAACTCTAGGGCCCGCGCTGTGTACGAGGCGCAGCTTCCAGACGGATTCCGACGACCACAGGTGGACACCGCATTGGAGAACTTTATTCGCGCAAAATACGAACACAAAAAGTATTTGGCCCGCGAATGGGTGCCGCCGTCACCACCCAAAGTAGACTGGGCCAAAGAAATCGATGAAGAACTAGAGCGGCAGAAGAGGAAAAAGAAAAGTACACAAGCCAGCTTGGGTCTTAGTGGCGTTGTTAGCGCTTCCGACAAGCGGGCCTCCACCTCGGCGACTGCATCCAAAAACTCGCCACTACCCGCCCCAttgcccaagcccaagccgaACCAAGTCGGCGGCTGCAGCCCAAAGACCACACATCGTGTACAATTGAATAGCAGCAATAGCAGCGCCGGCGAAAGTGATCTTTTGGGACTTTCATCGCCCACTAAGCCAATAATCGGCGGCGGGGCTGCCACCACGGCTAGCCAAGACCTTCAAAACGAAAGTTTCACCAGCTTTCTAAGTGCCAGCAGCTGTGGCATCATCCCGACTGATACTGCCACAGGCCAGCAAGAGAAATTCAATGGGAACAATGGGGATACCCTGCTGGCCTCAAAACCCAATTCATTGGCCCAGGAGGAGCAGGACTTCTTCAACCAAGGCTCGCTGGGGAACGGGGCCAGTGACAAGGACCAGTCTGGAAAGCTGTCCAAGGATAGTATCCTCGCCTTGTATGGAAATGCACCTACCACTCATAGTTCTCAACTGAATTTCGGCGGATTCACAGGCATGGCTCCTGGGGGATACatgcatcagcaacagcagcagcagattcCGCATCAGTTTATGACGCCGCCGAATTCCGTTAGCATGTACAATGCTCCTGTAATGGCTGCCCCAAACGCGTTCAGCAACGCCCCCATCAGCTCGAGTGCCAATTCAATGAGCCTGGCGGGAGTGGGTGGAGTCGGCTTTGGCGGTGGCCAGTTTCTAAACTCTGGGACCAGTCCGTATGCTGCAGGCGGAAGCTTGCCCGTGCAAGGATCTGGATCGAATCTGATGCAGACAAATCAAAGCATTCTTAGTGGGATGCCCCTGTTTGGGGCACACCCACAAGCGgttccacagcagcagcaacacccgCAGCTGGCGGGCCTCTCCATGAATGTCATGCAACCTCTATCCAGTGGCTTGCCTATGGCGCCCCAAACCGGTCCGATTGGATTCCCCACCTCGGCTGGCCCCACTGCCTCCTCAGTACCATCCAATCTGAACCAGCAATTCGGAAACTTAAATATCGGTAATGTTTGGCAATAA
- the LOC108159586 gene encoding serendipity locus protein alpha, giving the protein MEVLRKKLDACRLILDNSIETTSVRNMNWLNDFCAALLEFASAVHKSLSDRKQNDKSHASEELVCLCLTQIMVCVRQVECTMKLASGSAVSASHLYFLDRIRWCLQRLLHLYSREEAAEDSQGRSFLKLLDSTLDTLALFSSNNEENSDLMNFQHTPSEILGLSGQLRVNIDLLLGQTLGFANVALQQDKRALSALCQKVIRELNAFQDECKVPNSSNSNLKLKAMTLEQALYQLEDFINDALLRLVFTCFLDFQKFSVDKIRTLLKSSSDDDAIADEFIADFDVNIDRATQIGIFAIAFAPNLKMKTMMRSCLASFESLDTTLIPSLQANGSDLHSDVLEQHFDEEVAKFKATLQEIIDSRAFLGCCLEILTSGISAAEKHYEKVPLEDLLEMALFVLEHFQVEVNRTVLAETKLQIGQEYLQQFIRILRECKAILMCASQVEPKRIIKRFKILRTILRKLHGCIGASKYREEGPDDLESHLMDESQEELTETVSFLPSLSGIATSQGSILYDTARRRRLARTHDTRPKESYHQNIKSANYSVRRRESLRTAMFKRQNMAESKRIYTTISNQSANLQITDILEQLTGMSTGVFEC; this is encoded by the exons ATGGAAGTCCTGAGGAAAAAACTAGACGCGTGCCGTCTTATACTAGACAATAGTATTGAAACCACTAGTGTCAGAAATATGAACTGGCTGAAT GACTTCTGTGCGGCTCTATTGGAATTTGCATCTGCTGTCCACAAATCTTTGAGCGACCGGAAGCAGAACGACAAAAGCCACGCGTCCGAAGAATTGGTTTGTCTTTGCCTCACCCAGATTATGGTTTGTGTGCGGCAGGTAGAGTGCACAATGAAACTGGCGTCTGGCTCTGCAGTTTCG GCGAGCCACCTCTATTTCCTCGATCGCATTCGCTGGTGTCTGCAACGCCTGTTGCATCTTTATTCGAGGGAGGAGGCGGCAGAAGATAGCCAGGGGCGCTCCTTTCTCAAATTGCTAGATTCCACGCTGGACACATTAGCTCTGTTTAGTTCGAACAATGAAGAAAACAGTGATTTAATGAACTTTCAGCATACACCTTCAGAAATCCTGGGCCTAAGCGGACAGCTGCGCGTTAACATTGATTTGCTGTTGGGCCAAACATTGGGGTTTGCGAATGTGGCCCTGCAACAGGATAAAAGGGCGCTAAGTGCACTGTGCCAGAAG GTAATTCGTGAACTCAACGCATTTCAAGATGAATGCAAAGTCCCGAACTCTTCGAACTCCAATCTCAAACTGAAAGCCATGACACTGGAACAGGCGCTTTATCAGCTAGAAGATTTCATTAATGATGCCTTGCTGCGTTTGGTGTTCACCTGCTTTTTAGATTTTCAAAAGTTCTCAGTGGACAAAATCCGCACCCTTCTGAAGAGCAGTTCGGATGATGACGCTATAGCTGATGAATTCATTGCCGATTTTGATGTGAATATCGATCGAGCCACCCAGATTGGCATTTTTGCAATTGCCTTTGCCCCCAACTTGAAAA TGAAAACGATGATGCGCAGCTGTCTGGCTTCCTTTGAGTCGTTGGACACCACCCTGATACCTTCCCTGCAGGCCAACGGTTCCGACCTGCACTCCGACGTTTTGGAGCAGCACTTCGACGAGGAAGTGGCAAAGTTTAAGGCTACTCTGCAGGAGATCATTGACAGTCGCGCGTTTCTTGGCTGTTGTTTGGAGATACTCACGTCCGGCATTAGTGCTGCCGAAAAGCACTACGAAAAGGTCCCATTAGAGGACTTGCTGGAAATGGCCCTGTTCGTGCTGGAGCATTTTCAAGTGGAAGTCAATCGAACGGTTTTGGCTGAAACAAAGCTTCAGATCGGGCAGGAGTACTTGCAACAGTTCATCCGAATACTACGCGAGTGCAAGGCCATTCTGATGTGTGCGTCCCAGGTGGAGCCAAAACGTATCATCAAGCGCTTCAAGATCCTGCGGACGATTTTGCGCAAGCTTCATGGCTGTATCGGAGCTTCAAAGTATCGTGAAGAGGGGCCCGACGACTTGGAATCCCATTTAATGGACGAATCCCAAGAAGAACTGACTGAAACAGTCAGCTTTTTACCCAGCTTGTCGGGCATTGCGACTAGTCAAGGCAGCATCCTCTACGACACAGCGCGTAGGAGGAGATTGGCTAGAACCCACGATACAAGGCCTAAAGAAAGTTATCATCAAAACATAAAGTCAGCCAATTACAGTGTGCGCCGCC GAGAAAGTCTGCGCACTGCTATGTTTAAGCGACAAAATATGGCGGAAAGCAAACGCATTTATACCACAATCAGCAACCAATCCGCAAACCTCCAGATAACTG aTATACTCGAACAACTCACTGGAATGTCCACTGGTGTCTTTGAATGCTGA